In Alkalihalobacillus sp. TS-13, the following are encoded in one genomic region:
- the hydA gene encoding dihydropyrimidinase, with the protein MKKIIQNGTIVTASDTYSADILIENERIIAIGENLDYQGAEKIEAKGCYVFPGGIDPHTHLEMPFGGTVSKDDFETGTIAAAFGGTTTVIDFCLTNKGEPLQNAIDVWHAKSKDKAVIDYSFHLMISELNEDVLNQLPQIMDQEGITSFKVFMAYKNVFQADDETLFKTLVMAKEQGGLVMVHAENGDVIDYLVKEALDKGQTDPIYHALTRPPEVEGEATGRAAQLTGLAKSQLYVVHVSCADAVEKIAEARNKGFDVWGETCPQYLTLDQTYLEKPDFEGAKFVWSPPLREKWNQDVLWNALKNGQLQTLGSDQCSFDFKGQKDLGKGDFSKIPNGGPMIEDRVSILFSEGVKKGRITLNQFVDIMSTRIAKLFGLFPKKGTITVGADADIVIFDPTVERTISAKAHHMAVDYNAFEGMKVTGEAVSVLSRGEFVIRDKQFVGKPGTGNYLKRARYNQLLKSVDEKLTI; encoded by the coding sequence GTGAAGAAAATCATTCAGAACGGAACGATTGTCACAGCTTCGGATACGTACAGTGCGGATATTTTAATAGAAAACGAGCGGATTATCGCAATAGGTGAAAACCTCGATTACCAAGGTGCAGAAAAAATCGAGGCGAAAGGATGTTATGTATTCCCAGGTGGAATCGATCCTCATACACACTTGGAGATGCCGTTCGGAGGAACAGTATCCAAGGATGACTTTGAAACAGGGACGATTGCGGCAGCTTTCGGCGGTACCACGACTGTTATCGACTTTTGCTTAACGAATAAAGGGGAACCTCTCCAGAATGCGATCGATGTATGGCATGCAAAATCGAAGGATAAAGCCGTAATCGATTACAGCTTCCACTTGATGATTTCGGAATTGAACGAAGATGTGCTCAATCAATTGCCTCAAATCATGGATCAAGAAGGAATCACTTCTTTCAAAGTGTTCATGGCTTATAAAAATGTGTTCCAAGCCGATGATGAAACACTGTTCAAAACGCTTGTCATGGCAAAAGAACAAGGCGGTCTTGTCATGGTCCATGCGGAAAACGGAGATGTCATCGATTATCTTGTGAAGGAAGCTTTGGATAAAGGGCAGACCGATCCTATCTACCATGCGTTGACTCGCCCGCCAGAAGTGGAAGGAGAAGCAACTGGCAGGGCTGCTCAATTAACTGGTCTGGCGAAGTCGCAGTTGTATGTCGTCCATGTTTCTTGTGCAGATGCTGTTGAGAAGATTGCAGAAGCAAGGAATAAGGGATTCGATGTGTGGGGGGAAACATGCCCACAATACTTGACGCTTGATCAAACATACCTTGAAAAACCTGACTTTGAAGGAGCTAAGTTCGTTTGGTCACCGCCGTTACGTGAAAAGTGGAACCAGGATGTCCTTTGGAATGCGCTGAAAAACGGTCAACTGCAAACATTAGGATCAGACCAATGTTCCTTTGATTTCAAAGGGCAAAAAGATTTGGGGAAAGGGGATTTCTCCAAGATTCCGAATGGTGGACCGATGATTGAAGACCGTGTCAGCATTCTATTTTCAGAAGGAGTCAAGAAAGGCAGGATCACGTTGAATCAATTCGTCGATATCATGTCGACACGGATTGCGAAACTGTTTGGATTGTTCCCTAAGAAAGGAACGATCACAGTCGGCGCGGACGCAGATATCGTGATTTTCGATCCGACAGTCGAACGTACGATTTCCGCAAAAGCGCATCATATGGCGGTCGATTACAATGCATTTGAAGGAATGAAAGTCACTGGAGAAGCAGTATCCGTCCTTTCGCGTGGGGAGTTCGTCATACGTGATAAGCAGTTTGTCGGTAAGCCTGGAACCGGAAATTATCTGAAACGTGCTCGTTATAATCAATTGTTGAAGTCAGTTGATGAAAAATTGACAATCTAG